A stretch of the Oceanicola sp. D3 genome encodes the following:
- a CDS encoding PhoX family phosphatase — MTDQKHNLSFDDWDEVNFPRPEENDFDRVVERAVSRRGFLCSVLAFGSGAAVMGTGLLKGTTALAEAHAMKNRFPFTPIDIATDHEVHVPEGYTSKVLVSWGDPLFSDAEGYDVNAGGGAVEGSDRVFGENTDGMELFSFEGHEIIAVNSEYVNRDENLPAEQEGTPANADDVLKLQNLQGVTVMEVAPGDDGYSVVVDSPFNRRIHHNTPMTIAGPAAGHDLMKTEADPTGTESLGTMNNCGSGRTPWGTYLTCEENFNGYFGSTDADAPRPDGYDRYGIGADGWGYDYHKHDARFDYSKNPNEPHRVGWIVEIDPTDPESTPVKHTGLGRFKHENAACAVAPDGRVVVYMGDDERGEYMYKFVSNGTWAPGASTEGLLDDGTLYAAKFNDDGTGEWLALTPESTGMASLAEVLIFARMGASAVGATTMDRPEWIAVNPHAIEAYCCLTNNKNRGVKANAGGDETPVNGPNPRETNNFGQIVRWRPSEDDHAADTFEWDLYVMAGNPEVYPNNEYGGSDNVTPGNMFNSPDGMAFDSNGLLWIQTDGDYSNEGEFEGHGNNQMLVGDPVTGEIARFLTGPNGSEVTGVCWSADRRTMFVGIQHPGGSWPTGEGLPRSSVIQVTRDDGALIG; from the coding sequence ATGACCGACCAGAAACACAACCTCTCCTTCGACGATTGGGATGAGGTCAACTTCCCCCGCCCCGAAGAAAACGACTTTGACCGCGTGGTCGAGCGCGCCGTATCCCGCCGCGGCTTCCTTTGCTCCGTGCTGGCCTTCGGCTCCGGCGCTGCTGTCATGGGCACCGGCCTGCTCAAAGGCACCACCGCGCTGGCCGAAGCCCACGCGATGAAAAACCGCTTCCCCTTCACCCCCATCGACATTGCCACCGACCACGAGGTGCATGTGCCGGAGGGCTATACCTCCAAGGTGCTGGTGAGCTGGGGCGACCCGCTCTTTTCCGACGCCGAGGGCTATGACGTGAACGCCGGTGGCGGTGCCGTTGAAGGCTCCGACCGGGTGTTTGGCGAAAACACCGACGGCATGGAGCTGTTCTCCTTCGAAGGCCACGAAATCATCGCGGTGAACTCCGAATACGTGAACCGTGACGAAAACCTCCCCGCCGAGCAGGAAGGCACCCCGGCCAACGCCGATGACGTGCTGAAGCTGCAAAACCTGCAAGGCGTGACGGTGATGGAAGTGGCCCCGGGCGACGATGGCTATTCGGTCGTGGTCGACAGCCCCTTCAACCGCCGCATCCACCACAACACGCCCATGACCATCGCCGGCCCCGCCGCCGGGCATGACCTGATGAAAACCGAGGCCGACCCGACCGGCACCGAAAGCCTCGGCACCATGAACAACTGCGGCTCGGGCCGCACGCCTTGGGGCACCTACCTGACCTGCGAAGAAAACTTCAACGGCTACTTCGGCTCCACCGATGCCGATGCGCCGCGCCCCGATGGCTACGACCGCTACGGCATCGGCGCCGATGGCTGGGGCTACGACTACCACAAGCACGACGCGCGCTTCGACTACTCGAAAAACCCCAACGAGCCGCATCGTGTGGGCTGGATCGTCGAGATCGACCCGACCGACCCGGAAAGCACCCCGGTCAAGCACACCGGCCTTGGCCGCTTCAAGCACGAGAACGCCGCCTGCGCCGTGGCCCCCGATGGCCGCGTGGTGGTGTATATGGGCGACGACGAGCGCGGCGAGTACATGTACAAGTTCGTCTCCAACGGCACCTGGGCGCCTGGTGCCTCCACCGAGGGCCTGCTGGATGACGGCACGCTCTACGCCGCCAAGTTCAACGACGATGGCACCGGCGAGTGGCTGGCGCTGACGCCCGAGAGCACCGGCATGGCCTCTCTGGCCGAAGTGCTGATCTTCGCCCGCATGGGTGCCTCCGCCGTGGGGGCCACCACGATGGACCGCCCCGAGTGGATCGCCGTGAACCCCCACGCCATTGAGGCCTACTGCTGCCTGACCAACAACAAGAACCGCGGCGTGAAAGCCAATGCCGGGGGCGACGAAACCCCGGTCAACGGCCCCAACCCGCGCGAAACCAACAACTTTGGTCAGATCGTCCGCTGGCGTCCCTCCGAGGACGACCACGCCGCCGATACCTTCGAGTGGGATCTCTACGTCATGGCGGGCAACCCCGAGGTCTACCCGAACAACGAGTATGGCGGGTCCGACAACGTGACGCCGGGCAACATGTTCAACTCGCCCGACGGCATGGCGTTTGACAGCAACGGCCTGCTCTGGATCCAGACCGATGGTGACTACAGCAACGAAGGCGAGTTCGAAGGCCACGGCAACAACCAGATGCTGGTTGGTGATCCGGTGACCGGCGAAATCGCCCGCTTCCTGACCGGCCCGAATGGCTCCGAAGTCACCGGCGTCTGCTGGTCGGCGGACCGCCGCACCATGTTTGTCGGCATCCAGCACCCCGGCGGCAGCTGGCCCACCGGCGAGGGCCTGCCGCGCTCCTCGGTGATCCAGGTCACCCGCGACGACGGCGCGCTGATCGGCTGA